A section of the Cololabis saira isolate AMF1-May2022 chromosome 16, fColSai1.1, whole genome shotgun sequence genome encodes:
- the LOC133461950 gene encoding guanine nucleotide-binding protein G(I)/G(S)/G(O) subunit gamma-2 yields MATNNTASIAQARKLVEQLKMEANIDRIKVSKAAADLMSYCEAHAKEDPLLSPVPASENPFREKKFFCAIL; encoded by the exons ATGGCGACCAATAACACCGCCAGCATCGCTCAAGCCAGGAAGCTGGTGGAACAGCTGAAGATGGAGGCCAACATCGACAGGATAAAG GTGTCCAAAGCGGCGGCGGACCTGATGTCGTACTGCGAAGCTCACGCCAAAGAGGACCCGCTGCTGTCGCCGGTGCCGGCGTCGGAGAACCCGTTCAGGGAGAAGAAATTCTTCTGCGCCATCCTGTGA